The genomic interval ATTCGTGAGTGCGGCGCTGCGCGCCTGGCATCCTCGGCGCTTGATTGCACTCGATCGTCCCAGAGGATCGGACAGCTGGGGAAGGGCAGCAGGCGGGCGGCACTATCAGCGCCCGCACTTGTGCACGCGCGGTGGCGTGGTGCGCGACATCCTCGCCCGAGACCGTGTGGCCCGCAGCGGCGGCTTTGCGCTGGACAAACGTCCGAGCGACGGCTGCGGGGGCGGGACACGTCACCCGCGCTGAGCGGGTGGGGAGGTGGGTTGGCCGGGGGCGCGAGTATCTTGAACACGGTGCGGTTGACTGAGTTCCAGGAACTGTTGCATGCCGAGTTCGGGACGGCGCGTGGTGATGCGCTGTTGCGCGATCACGTGATCCCGGGGCTGGGGCGCAGTGGCGCGGACGCTATCGAGGCGGGTGTGGATCCGCGTGAGGTCTGGCGTGCGCTGTGTGCCGAGTTCGATGTGCCGAAGGTGCGCTGGTGACGACGATGTATCGGTTCGATGAGCGGCAGCGGATGATTCCGATCGATCCGGAGGGGCTGGCGGCGCGGGTTGCCGCGGCCGAGCCGAGCGATTTCGCCGGGTTCCGGCAGACCGGGATCGAGTTGATGCTGCTCGGGCGGTTCGAGGAGGCGCTGGACCACCTGGATCGGGCGCTGGAGTTGGTGGACGCCGACGCCGCCGACGGGTTGAGCTCGGGGCAGCAGCGCCGGATCTCCGTGTGGATCAATCTCGGCGATGTCTATCGGTACCAGGGCGATGTGGCCACCGCCGAGGAACTGTATCGCCGGGCGGTGGACGCGGCGCGGGAGTGCGCGCCCGGCTCCGAGTTGTTGTCGTTCGCGGTGCAGCACCTGGGCAAGGCACTGGCCGAGCAGGGGCGGCTGGACGAGGCCAGGATCTTGCTGACCGAGGCGCAGCATCTGCGCATTGTCGAGGGTGATCCCGAGTTGATCGAGTCGACGCGGGTCGCGTTGGAAACGCTGGAGCAGTTGCCGATTCCGTTGCCGCCCGCGGTGGTCGCGCTGGTCGGCTCCGCGCCCACGTTCTCCGATGAACACGAAGGGCAAAGCGGCGGAGTCGCTTTCGTCAACGGCAGTTATTGGATGAAACGCGGACCGAGTGCGGTCGCTGAGCACGCGCGGTTCCAATGGTTGCGCGACCGTGGGATTCGGCTCCCCGAGATCGTCGCCTTCGAGTCCGATGTGCTGGTGCTCGCCGATGCCGGCGTGCCCAGTCTCGCCGCCCGCGGTCATGACTATGACGAGGAGCCCTCCGGCGGGCAGTCCTCGGACGTCGCCGCGCCTTCGGTCGGCACGATAATGGGAACGCTGCTTCGCCGGTTGCACAGCATTCCGGTCGCCGAGTGCCCGTTCGACGGCAGGCTCGACGGCCTGCTGGCCCGTGCCCGCCGGAGAGTGGTCGAAGGCTTGGTCGACGCCGAGGACTTCGACGACGACAACCAGGGGCAGACAGCCGAGCAGGTCCTCGAGCGACTGAGCGATGAGCGGCCCGCGGAGACGGATCTCGTGGTCACCCATGGTGATTTCACCTCCGCGAATGTGCTGGAGGGCGAGATCCTGATCGATGTCGGCGCGCTCGGCGTCGCGGACCGCTACCGGGATCTGGCGCTGGCCGCGCGGGATCTGCGCGGCGAGCACAGCGAGGAAGAGGTGGCCGCGTTCTTCGCCGCCTACGGTGTGGACACTCCCGATCAGCGGCGGCTGGACTACTACCGGCTGCTCGACGAACTGTTCTAGCTCGTCCAGGCCGGTCTTCGCGCTCGCGGCGTGCTCGCAGCTGGTCCTCGGCCGTTGCCGCTGGTAGCCGGTGTGCCGCCGGGCGACGTCGAGTCTCGTTCAGGCCTGCTTGGCGTAGTGCCGTGCCGCCTTGGTGCGGTTGCCGCATGTCGCCATCGAGTGCCAGCGTCGCGTCCCGTTCTTGGACGTGTCGTAGAAGAACAGCACGCAGTCCGGGTGCGCACACTGCCGGATCCGGTCGGGTGCGCGCTCTAGTAGTTGGAGCAGGTTGTCCGCGGCAAGCCAGCCGGGTAGCCAGGCCGCGTCGGGGACATCGGGTAGCCCGGCGGGTCCGGATTCGGTGAGCAGACGGCGAATCCGTCCGTGCTCCAGGACTTCGTTGAGCGCCGTCCGGTCCGCGTGCCGGACCGTGTCGTAGATCGCCGAGCGAGCGGCGAGCACCGCCTCCAGCGTGCGTTCCTCGGCGGGCGCGGTGATCCCGGACGTGGCCAGCCAGATCCGCAGTCCGGCCACGTCGGTGAGCAGGTCCTGGGGTCCGTTATCCATCCACCGGGTGTTGAGCAGGTCCAGCGCGAGCGGTTCACCGAGGTGGGGGCGTGGATCGAGCATGCCTGAGATTAGCGATCTCCTTCGGGTCGACGCGACAGCCACCGCGTGCTAACTACTCAAATTGAGTTTACCGGTTGACGAGAGGACGGCTCTGCGGTTAGGTTCTAACCAGTCAATCAAGCAACAACGGTTACTCACTCTGGAGGATTCCGCATGACCACCGCGACCACCACCCCCCTCGTCACCGGGCACATCGGCCTCAACGTCTCCGACCTGGATCGCTCGGTCGAGTTCTACCGCCGGGTACTGGGTTTCGAGCAACTCGCGGCCAGCACCGACGGGGAGCAGCGCTGGGCCTTCCTCGGCGCCGACGGCAAACTGCTGGTGACGCTGTGGCAGCAGTCCGAGGGCGTCTTCTCCGCCGAAAGGCCTGGCCTGCACCACCTTTCGTTCCAGGTCGACACCATCGAGCAAGTCCGGGCCATCGAAGCGGGACTGCGTGAACTGAACGTCACGTTCGCGCACGACGGTGTGGTGGCGCACGGTGAGGGCGCGTCGTCCGGGGGCATCTTCTTCACCGATCCCGATGGGATCCGGCTGGAAATCTATGCTCCCGCCGGGGCCGAATCCGCTCCCGCGCCCCATGGCGCCGCGCCGACGTGCGGATTCTTCTGAACCCGTTCGAGTTTGCCGGGCGCTGAGGCGGGCAGATCTGCCTCATGAGCGCAGAGGAACAGCGGGTCCGGGAACAGCAGCGTGCACAGGATGCGCCGCAGGCGATTCCGGAGCCGGAAGTCGAGGACAAGCACAAGGAACAGGCCGAGGAAATGGCCGACACCTACCAGGACGACCGGCCGCACACCATCCTGCCGGGCACCGACGGGATGATCGCGGGCACCGCGGTCGCCGACTGGGTGGCGGACGAGGATCGCGGTCGACGCGACAATCAGCCTCCCGAAGGCTATGAGCGGGTTCGGGATCAGGAGCGCGGCGAGTAGGACAGCGCAGTCCGATTCTCCGCGCTGCCGACCCGAACCGGAAGCAGGACAGGAGAGTTGGGATGGCACCCTTCCACGCAGGCGAGCTCGCCGTGCAACAGCGGATGGGCCAGGCACACATCGCCGAACGTGTCGGGCGCATGATCCGGGCCGAGATCCCCGCGGTGGCAGCGGATTTCCTCGCCGAACAGCCGATGGTGGTCCTCGGCGCGGCGGATGCGGCGGGACGGCTGTGGGCAAGTCAGCTGGCCGGTCCGCCTGGGTTCGTGCGTGCCGTAGATCCCGAAACAGTCGCTGTCGCAGCCGAACCAACTCTCGGTGACCCGCTGCGCGAGGCACTGCGCCGCCCCGCCCGGATCGGCATGATCGCCCTGCAACCGCAGCGACGCAGGCGGATGCGGCTCAACGGTCGTGCCGAACCCGTCGCGGAGGGGCTGCGTATCACCACCAATCAGATCTATTCGAACTGCCCGAAGTACATCTCCCGCCGACAGCTCGAGTCCTACGTGCCGGAGCCGACGCCACCGCGGCACGGGATCGCACTCGACGCGGCGCAGCAGGCGGCCGTCACCGCTGCCGACACCTTCTTCATTGCCTCCGCCGATGCCGAGGGCAATGCCGACGCCTCGCATCGCGGCGGGAATCCCGGTTTCCTGCAAGTGCTTTCGCCGACCCGGCTGCGTTGGCCGGACTATCCGGGCAACTCCATGTTCATGACGCTGGGCAATCTGGCGGTCGACCCACGCTGTGGATTGCTGATCCCGGACTGGCGCACCGGCGGCACACTGCAACTGACCGGCACCGCCGAATTGAACTGGGAAACCGGCGCCTTCGCGGCCGGATCGCAGTGTGCGATCGACTTCACCATCACCGAAATCGTCGAGTCCCGGGGACCCCTGCGATGGGGTCCGGCGGAACTCTCGCCGGTCAATCCCGTCGTGGAATAGCGGCGGCCGCCCACTGTTCTATCCGAAACCCCCCAAGTAAGGAATTGTCATGCGACCACCCCTGCCTCCGTTCGACCTGGACTCCGCCATGGCCAAGGTCCGCGCTGCCGAGAACGCTTGGAACACCCGGGATCCCGAACGAGTCGCGGCCGCCTACACCGCTGATTCGGTGTGGCGCAATCGCGACGAGTTCTTCGTCGGCCGCGCCGCGATCGTCGACTTTCTCACCCGCAAATGGAAAACCGAGAACGGATACGCGCTGCGCAAGGATCTGTGGGCCTTCGAGGGCGACCGCATCGCCGTGCGCTTCCAATACGAATGGCACGACGAAACCGGCCAGTGGTGGCGCAGTTACGGCAATGAGCAGTGGGAGTTCACTCCGGAGGGCCTGATGTCGCGGCGCGAGGCCAGTATCAACGACGTCCGCATCGAGGAGGCCGACCGTCGCATCTTCGGCCCGCGCCCGGCCGAGGAGGACGACGCCCCGCTGCCGCAGCGGTAGCCCGCCGGGCTTTGCGTGGAGATTGCCGCGTGTCGGGAAGTCGCGGCGCGTGTCGCGGGGCGCGTCGCTTGACTCGAACAGGTGTTCGTCTAATCTGGTCGCCAGAACTTGTCGGTGCCGCCCTCTAATGTGGGCGCCAACCAAGTAACAGACTTAGCCCATTCGAAAAGGGGATCAAGACATGGCACCACAGGCATACGACCGCGACAAGGCACTCGATCTGGCGCTGGCGCAGGTGGAGAAGAGCTTCGGCAAGGGCGCGGTCATGCGGCTGGGCGAGGAAG from Nocardia goodfellowii carries:
- a CDS encoding phosphotransferase yields the protein MYRFDERQRMIPIDPEGLAARVAAAEPSDFAGFRQTGIELMLLGRFEEALDHLDRALELVDADAADGLSSGQQRRISVWINLGDVYRYQGDVATAEELYRRAVDAARECAPGSELLSFAVQHLGKALAEQGRLDEARILLTEAQHLRIVEGDPELIESTRVALETLEQLPIPLPPAVVALVGSAPTFSDEHEGQSGGVAFVNGSYWMKRGPSAVAEHARFQWLRDRGIRLPEIVAFESDVLVLADAGVPSLAARGHDYDEEPSGGQSSDVAAPSVGTIMGTLLRRLHSIPVAECPFDGRLDGLLARARRRVVEGLVDAEDFDDDNQGQTAEQVLERLSDERPAETDLVVTHGDFTSANVLEGEILIDVGALGVADRYRDLALAARDLRGEHSEEEVAAFFAAYGVDTPDQRRLDYYRLLDELF
- a CDS encoding DUF3046 domain-containing protein; the protein is MRLTEFQELLHAEFGTARGDALLRDHVIPGLGRSGADAIEAGVDPREVWRALCAEFDVPKVRW
- a CDS encoding CGNR zinc finger domain-containing protein, which gives rise to MLDPRPHLGEPLALDLLNTRWMDNGPQDLLTDVAGLRIWLATSGITAPAEERTLEAVLAARSAIYDTVRHADRTALNEVLEHGRIRRLLTESGPAGLPDVPDAAWLPGWLAADNLLQLLERAPDRIRQCAHPDCVLFFYDTSKNGTRRWHSMATCGNRTKAARHYAKQA
- a CDS encoding nuclear transport factor 2 family protein → MRPPLPPFDLDSAMAKVRAAENAWNTRDPERVAAAYTADSVWRNRDEFFVGRAAIVDFLTRKWKTENGYALRKDLWAFEGDRIAVRFQYEWHDETGQWWRSYGNEQWEFTPEGLMSRREASINDVRIEEADRRIFGPRPAEEDDAPLPQR
- a CDS encoding pyridoxamine 5'-phosphate oxidase family protein is translated as MAPFHAGELAVQQRMGQAHIAERVGRMIRAEIPAVAADFLAEQPMVVLGAADAAGRLWASQLAGPPGFVRAVDPETVAVAAEPTLGDPLREALRRPARIGMIALQPQRRRRMRLNGRAEPVAEGLRITTNQIYSNCPKYISRRQLESYVPEPTPPRHGIALDAAQQAAVTAADTFFIASADAEGNADASHRGGNPGFLQVLSPTRLRWPDYPGNSMFMTLGNLAVDPRCGLLIPDWRTGGTLQLTGTAELNWETGAFAAGSQCAIDFTITEIVESRGPLRWGPAELSPVNPVVE
- a CDS encoding VOC family protein; its protein translation is MTTATTTPLVTGHIGLNVSDLDRSVEFYRRVLGFEQLAASTDGEQRWAFLGADGKLLVTLWQQSEGVFSAERPGLHHLSFQVDTIEQVRAIEAGLRELNVTFAHDGVVAHGEGASSGGIFFTDPDGIRLEIYAPAGAESAPAPHGAAPTCGFF